CCCGGGGCGCGCGGGCCACGCCTGCGCGTCCTCGGATGTACGCAGCTCGCACGGGATCGACACCATGTCATGGCCGCCCGCCCGCAGACCCGGCGCGCAGCGGCCCGAGAGGGAGTACGAGAAGGTGGCAGCACCTAAGAGGGGCCGGAGCGCGAGCGCCCAGAGCAAGCCAGGGCGCTCGCTGGTCCTGATCCTGATCGCCATCGTGGCGCTCACCGGGGGAATGTTCCTCTCCGGGCACACGACCCCGCGCCTCGGCATCGACCTGGCCGGCGGCACGAGCATCACGCTCGAGGCGAAGGCCGATCAAGGGTCCGCGATCAACAAGGCCAACATGGACACCGCGGTCGAGATCATGAACCGCCGTGTCAATGGTCTGGGCGTCTCCGAGGCGGAGGTGCAGACCCAGGGCGACAAGAACATCATCGTCAACATCCCCAAGGGCACCAACTCCAAGGAAGCCCGGGACCAGGTCGGCACCACCGCCAAGCTGTACTTCCGTCCGGTCCTGGCCCAGGACGCCACCGGCGCCGCCGCGGCCGCCTCGCCGAGCCCCTCCGCGAGCGGCTCGTCCAGCGCCTCGCCGAGCCCCTCCGCGAGCAAGTCGGGTTCCACGGGTGAGACGGCGACCTCGTCGTCCTCCCCGTCGGCCTCCGCCACCACCCAGGGCCGCCCCGTCACCGACGCGCTGAAGGCCGACGCCTCCCCGTCGGCGTCCGCCACCGCGTCCTCCTCCGCGAGCCCCTCCGCCTCGGCGAGCGGCGACACCGGCACCTCCGCCGACGCCAAGCTCCAGGCCCAGTACACGGCCCTCGACTGCTCCAAGCCGGCCCAGCGCGCCAAGGCGGGCGAGGGCGCCAAGCCCGGCGAGTCCACCGTGGGCTGCGGTGAGATCTCCGGCGTCTGGTACAAGTACCTGCTCGGCCCGGCCAGCCTGGCCGGCACCGAGGTCAAGAAGGCCGACGCCATCTACAACACGCAGACGGCGGCCGGCTGGCAGGTCAACATGACCTTCACCGGCAGCGGCGCCAAGAAGTTCGGTGAGGTCACCGGCCAGCTCGCGCAGAACGCCACGCCCCCGCTGAACGAGTTCGGCATCGTCCTCGACGGCGAGGTCGTCTCCAGCCCGACCGTCAGCCAGGCCATCACCGGCGGCGAGGCCCAGATCTCCGGCAGCTTCACGCAGGAGGAGGCCCAGAGCCTCGCCAACATGCTGTCGTACGGCGCGCTCCCGCTCTCCTTCCAGGAGCAGAGCGTCACGACCGTGACCGCCGCGCTCGGCGGTGACCAGCTGCACGCCGGTCTGCTCGCCGG
This DNA window, taken from Streptomyces sp. NBC_00663, encodes the following:
- the secD gene encoding protein translocase subunit SecD → MAAPKRGRSASAQSKPGRSLVLILIAIVALTGGMFLSGHTTPRLGIDLAGGTSITLEAKADQGSAINKANMDTAVEIMNRRVNGLGVSEAEVQTQGDKNIIVNIPKGTNSKEARDQVGTTAKLYFRPVLAQDATGAAAAASPSPSASGSSSASPSPSASKSGSTGETATSSSSPSASATTQGRPVTDALKADASPSASATASSSASPSASASGDTGTSADAKLQAQYTALDCSKPAQRAKAGEGAKPGESTVGCGEISGVWYKYLLGPASLAGTEVKKADAIYNTQTAAGWQVNMTFTGSGAKKFGEVTGQLAQNATPPLNEFGIVLDGEVVSSPTVSQAITGGEAQISGSFTQEEAQSLANMLSYGALPLSFQEQSVTTVTAALGGDQLHAGLLAGAIGLALVVLYLVFYYRGLSVVAMASLLVSGILTYVIMALLGPAIGFALNLPAVCGAIVAIGITADSFIVYFERIRDEIREGRSLRPAVERAWPRARRTILVSDFVSFLAAAVLFIVTVGKVQGFAFTLGLTTVLDVVVVFFFTKPLMTLLARRKFFASGNKWSGLDPKSLGAQPPLRRTRRPAAPVETKEA